In the Bradyrhizobium guangzhouense genome, one interval contains:
- the fliG gene encoding flagellar motor switch protein FliG, translating to MAASLQNANSNDITSVISTLGQRAGNRSGAKTEVVAGPKRAAILMLALGEQYGGKIWSLLDDDEVRQLSLEMSTLGTVEVDTVEDMLLEFVSRMSASGALMGNFDATERLLQQYLAPERVNGIMDEIRGPAGRNMWEKLSNVQEEVLANYLKNEYPQTIAVVLSKLKPEHAARVLGILPEELALDVINRMLKMEAVQKEVIESVEKTLRTEFMSNLSQTRRRDAHEVMAEIFNNFDRQTETRFITSLEEDNRESAERIKALMFTFDDLVKLDSGSAQTLMRNVDKDKLGVALKSANEDVRNFFFGNMSSRAAKMLQDDMAAMGPVRLRDVDEAQALLVNLAKDLAAKGEIMLTKNRADDELVY from the coding sequence ATGGCCGCTTCCCTGCAAAACGCCAATTCGAACGACATCACCAGCGTGATCTCGACGCTCGGCCAGCGAGCCGGCAATCGCTCAGGCGCCAAGACGGAGGTGGTTGCGGGGCCGAAGCGCGCTGCGATCCTGATGCTCGCGCTCGGCGAACAGTATGGCGGCAAGATCTGGTCGCTGCTCGACGACGACGAGGTGCGCCAGCTCTCGCTGGAAATGTCGACGCTCGGCACCGTCGAGGTCGATACCGTCGAGGACATGCTGCTCGAATTCGTCTCGCGCATGTCGGCTTCCGGTGCGCTGATGGGCAATTTCGACGCCACCGAGCGCCTGCTGCAGCAATATCTGGCGCCGGAACGTGTCAACGGCATCATGGACGAAATTCGCGGCCCCGCCGGCCGCAACATGTGGGAGAAGCTCTCCAACGTGCAGGAAGAGGTCCTCGCCAACTACCTCAAGAACGAATATCCGCAGACCATCGCGGTGGTGTTGTCGAAGCTGAAACCGGAGCACGCCGCGCGCGTGCTCGGCATCCTGCCGGAAGAACTCGCGCTCGACGTCATCAACCGCATGCTGAAGATGGAAGCGGTGCAGAAGGAAGTGATCGAGAGCGTGGAGAAGACGCTGCGCACCGAGTTCATGTCCAATCTGTCGCAGACCCGCCGCCGCGACGCCCACGAGGTGATGGCGGAAATCTTCAACAATTTCGATCGCCAGACCGAAACCCGCTTCATCACCTCGCTGGAAGAGGACAACCGCGAATCCGCCGAGCGCATCAAGGCGCTGATGTTCACCTTCGACGACCTCGTGAAGCTCGATTCCGGCTCGGCCCAGACGTTGATGCGCAACGTCGACAAGGACAAGCTCGGCGTGGCGCTGAAGAGCGCCAACGAGGACGTCCGCAACTTCTTCTTCGGCAACATGTCTTCGCGCGCGGCCAAGATGCTGCAGGACGACATGGCGGCGATGGGCCCGGTCCGCCTGCGCGACGTCGACGAGGCCCAGGCGCTGCTGGTCAATCTCGCCAAGGACCTCGCCGCCAAGGGCGAGATCATGCTGACCAAGAACCGCGCTGACGACGAGCTGGTGTACTGA
- the fliF gene encoding flagellar basal-body MS-ring/collar protein FliF, translating into MQGLADFLKGIGAARFGAMIAVTAALIGFFAFVIMRVTTPQMTTLFTDLSMEDSSSIIKDLDRQGIQYELRNDGSIIMVPKDKVTRLRMKLAEGGLPKGGGVGYEVFDKSDALGTTSFVQNINHLRALEGELARTIRAIDRIQAARVHLVLPERPLFAREAPEPSASIVVRVRGSLEAQQIRAIRHLVASAVNGLKPQRVSIVDEAGQLLADGAQTDPEQAAGDDRRIAFEKRLRKEVEDIVSSVVGSGRARVQLSADFDFNKITQTSDKFDPEGRVLRSTQTREEQSMTADNNGQVTVNNELPGQQQNGGAAAKDQSKKSEETNNYEISRTTKTEVTEAGRVNRISVAVLVDGIYTKNDKGELAYQDRTKEQLDRIATLVRSAIGFDQKRGDQVEVVNLRFADAPSTTPITEPSGFLGMLQFTKDDIMYFVELGVMMLLGLVVMFMVIRPLVKRILASDEVAAAISGVLAGPAASEEAAPAAGQPLLPSGTASAIDVATIQGQVHAQSVHRVGELAERNPNETVAIIRQWLTEPAK; encoded by the coding sequence TTGCAAGGGCTTGCGGACTTCTTAAAGGGTATCGGTGCCGCCCGGTTTGGGGCGATGATCGCGGTCACCGCCGCGCTCATCGGCTTCTTTGCCTTCGTCATCATGCGCGTCACCACACCGCAGATGACGACGCTGTTCACCGACCTCAGCATGGAGGATTCCTCCAGCATTATCAAAGACCTGGACCGCCAGGGCATCCAGTATGAGCTGCGCAATGACGGCAGCATCATCATGGTGCCCAAGGATAAGGTCACCCGCCTGCGCATGAAGCTCGCCGAGGGCGGCCTGCCCAAGGGCGGCGGCGTCGGATACGAGGTCTTCGACAAGTCGGACGCGCTCGGCACCACTTCTTTCGTCCAGAACATCAATCATCTGCGCGCGCTGGAGGGCGAGCTCGCCCGCACCATCCGCGCCATCGACCGGATCCAGGCCGCCCGCGTCCATCTGGTGCTGCCCGAGCGCCCGCTGTTCGCGCGCGAGGCGCCGGAGCCGTCGGCCTCGATCGTGGTGCGGGTCCGCGGCTCGCTCGAAGCCCAGCAGATCCGCGCCATCCGCCACCTGGTCGCCTCCGCCGTCAACGGGCTGAAGCCGCAGCGGGTCTCGATCGTGGATGAGGCCGGCCAGCTGCTCGCCGACGGTGCCCAGACCGATCCGGAGCAGGCCGCAGGCGACGACCGGCGCATCGCCTTTGAAAAGCGGTTGCGCAAGGAGGTCGAGGACATCGTCTCCTCCGTGGTCGGCTCCGGCCGCGCACGCGTCCAGCTCTCCGCCGATTTCGACTTCAACAAGATCACCCAGACCTCGGACAAGTTCGATCCCGAAGGCCGCGTGCTGCGCTCGACCCAGACCCGCGAAGAGCAGAGCATGACCGCCGACAACAACGGCCAGGTCACGGTCAACAACGAGCTCCCCGGCCAGCAGCAAAACGGCGGCGCGGCGGCGAAGGACCAGAGCAAGAAGAGCGAAGAGACCAACAATTACGAGATCTCCCGCACCACCAAGACCGAGGTGACCGAGGCCGGAAGGGTCAACCGCATCTCGGTCGCGGTGCTGGTCGACGGCATCTACACCAAGAACGACAAGGGCGAGCTCGCCTATCAGGACCGCACCAAGGAGCAGCTCGACCGCATCGCCACCCTGGTGCGCTCGGCGATCGGCTTCGATCAGAAGCGCGGCGACCAGGTCGAGGTCGTCAATCTGCGTTTTGCCGACGCTCCCTCCACCACCCCGATCACCGAACCAAGCGGCTTCCTGGGCATGCTGCAGTTCACCAAGGACGACATCATGTATTTCGTCGAGCTCGGCGTGATGATGCTGCTCGGCCTGGTCGTGATGTTCATGGTGATCCGTCCGCTGGTGAAGCGCATCCTCGCCTCCGACGAGGTCGCCGCCGCCATCAGCGGCGTCCTTGCGGGCCCCGCGGCGTCCGAAGAGGCCGCACCGGCCGCCGGACAGCCGCTGCTGCCGAGCGGCACCGCCAGCGCGATCGACGTCGCGACCATTCAGGGCCAGGTCCACGCCCAGTCCGTTCATCGCGTCGGCGAGCTCGCCGAACGCAATCCCAACGAAACCGTCGCCATTATCCGTCAGTGGCTGACCGAACCCGCGAAATGA
- a CDS encoding DUF1153 domain-containing protein, whose translation MTEPHRPRVKYVIGPDGSPLTIADLPAPGTKRWVIRRKAEVVAAVRGGLLSLEEACSRYTLTVDEFLSWQFSIDQHGLAGLRTTRIQQYRQ comes from the coding sequence ATGACAGAACCCCATCGCCCGAGGGTAAAATACGTCATCGGGCCGGACGGCAGTCCGCTGACGATTGCAGATCTGCCCGCACCCGGCACCAAACGCTGGGTCATCCGACGCAAGGCCGAAGTCGTTGCCGCGGTTCGTGGCGGACTTCTCTCGCTCGAGGAGGCCTGCAGCCGTTATACCCTGACGGTCGACGAATTCCTCTCCTGGCAGTTTTCCATCGACCAGCACGGTCTGGCGGGTCTTCGCACCACCCGCATCCAGCAATATCGCCAGTAA
- a CDS encoding flagellar hook assembly protein FlgD: MTTTNATTAPSVVSGTTPTSSSSSSSSSSSLSSSTGATLAGNFQTFLTLLTTQLQNQNPLDPLDTNQFTQQLVQFAGVEQQLKTNDSLSQLVTLQQTTQATQALDYVGKTAVVDGTTATMSQSSATWHLNVPSSATVSISIANSTGQTVFNGQYTAGQGSDIPFTWNGQGNDGTQWPDGKYTITATGKDASGNPVGVAAQVQGTVSSVDLTQSPPLLTIDGNSYTLSQVKSVVATSSSSGS; the protein is encoded by the coding sequence ATGACCACCACGAATGCCACCACCGCACCTTCTGTCGTCTCCGGTACGACGCCGACATCGTCATCGTCGTCGTCCTCCTCGAGCTCCAGCCTGAGCTCGTCCACGGGCGCGACGCTTGCCGGCAATTTCCAGACCTTCCTGACGCTGCTGACCACGCAGCTGCAGAACCAGAACCCGCTCGATCCGCTCGACACCAACCAGTTCACCCAGCAGCTTGTGCAGTTCGCCGGCGTCGAACAACAGCTCAAGACCAACGACTCGCTATCGCAGCTCGTCACCTTGCAGCAGACCACGCAGGCGACGCAGGCGCTGGATTACGTCGGCAAGACCGCGGTGGTCGACGGCACCACCGCGACGATGTCGCAGTCCTCGGCAACCTGGCACCTCAACGTGCCCTCCAGCGCCACGGTCAGTATCTCCATCGCCAATTCCACCGGCCAGACCGTGTTCAACGGCCAATATACTGCGGGCCAAGGCAGCGACATTCCCTTCACCTGGAACGGCCAGGGCAATGACGGCACGCAATGGCCCGACGGCAAGTACACGATCACGGCGACCGGCAAGGACGCCTCGGGCAATCCCGTCGGCGTCGCCGCGCAGGTGCAAGGCACGGTGAGTTCCGTCGACCTGACCCAATCGCCGCCGCTGCTCACCATCGACGGCAACAGCTACACGCTGAGCCAAGTGAAGAGCGTGGTGGCGACGAGCAGCAGCAGCGGCAGTTGA
- a CDS encoding flagellar hook-length control protein FliK — MVGSTSDVAASAQVSSAQAKPARPQTKDQTTSSSFGDLVDSNTQAISNSAPSSSQDNAPRRSDSSSTSSSSSSSASSDRSNNSSSTDQSSQGKPSDVTDSQATTTASDTPTAPAKADGKSKDKTDASDTKAGDTKDAKTDSTDGLAAAVDTSAAAQTATPAATPDPTAVPVAAPVVPVDPNAAASQAASTASSPLTIAAAGIAASASTTAQISGTKTDASGKSAKTGDGKTTDAKAALTDVAVANTDGTATDVTANAAQVTAVDQGTPKASFKAVATAQAQTDVSNIGQDPTKTTQSATTAQNPATATTAAINAAAHPQGPKPQTDAATTDAKADAANRTADATPVAPVTHAHADTQAVAAATTDASTQAANAVQAPLTTTTSTATASTATLTATAANPNAVPISGIPVEIAAAARAGKTRFDISLDPVDLGRIDVRINVDRNGQVTSHLTVEKPETLQMLRQDAPQLQRALDDAGLKTGSNGLSFSLRDQNSSGQNAGQNNDNGSNSRRLIISEDDQAASPPVRSSYGRMLGSSSGVDIRV, encoded by the coding sequence GTGGTCGGTAGTACATCAGACGTAGCGGCAAGTGCGCAGGTCTCCAGCGCGCAAGCAAAGCCTGCCCGGCCGCAGACCAAGGATCAGACGACGAGTTCCTCCTTTGGCGATCTGGTCGACAGCAACACCCAGGCGATCAGCAACAGCGCCCCGTCCTCGAGCCAGGACAACGCGCCGCGGCGAAGTGACTCCTCATCCACATCATCATCGTCGTCGTCCTCCGCCTCGTCGGACCGGAGCAATAACAGCTCCTCGACCGACCAGTCCTCGCAGGGCAAGCCGAGCGACGTCACGGATTCCCAGGCAACGACGACCGCTAGCGATACGCCGACCGCACCGGCAAAGGCTGATGGGAAATCCAAGGACAAGACCGACGCCTCCGACACCAAGGCGGGCGACACCAAGGACGCCAAGACCGACAGCACCGATGGCCTCGCCGCCGCAGTCGACACCTCGGCCGCGGCGCAGACCGCAACGCCAGCCGCGACGCCTGATCCGACCGCCGTTCCCGTTGCCGCGCCCGTGGTGCCGGTCGATCCGAATGCAGCGGCGAGCCAGGCGGCAAGCACCGCCTCGTCGCCGCTGACGATTGCAGCTGCCGGCATCGCCGCCAGCGCCTCGACCACGGCGCAGATATCGGGCACCAAGACGGACGCGTCAGGCAAGTCCGCCAAGACCGGCGATGGCAAGACCACCGACGCCAAGGCCGCGCTCACCGATGTGGCTGTTGCGAACACCGACGGCACCGCAACCGATGTCACGGCAAATGCCGCGCAGGTCACCGCGGTCGACCAGGGCACGCCGAAGGCCTCGTTCAAGGCGGTCGCGACCGCGCAAGCCCAGACCGACGTCTCCAATATCGGCCAGGATCCGACCAAGACCACGCAGAGCGCGACCACGGCACAAAATCCCGCGACAGCGACGACCGCGGCCATCAACGCGGCCGCGCATCCGCAAGGCCCGAAGCCGCAGACTGACGCGGCAACGACCGATGCGAAGGCCGACGCGGCCAATCGCACCGCCGATGCCACGCCGGTCGCGCCCGTCACACACGCGCATGCCGACACGCAAGCCGTCGCCGCCGCGACCACCGACGCCAGCACGCAGGCCGCGAACGCCGTGCAGGCGCCGCTGACCACAACGACATCGACGGCCACCGCCTCCACCGCGACGCTCACCGCGACCGCGGCCAATCCGAATGCCGTGCCGATCAGCGGCATTCCGGTCGAGATCGCCGCTGCCGCGCGCGCCGGCAAAACCCGCTTCGATATCAGCCTCGATCCGGTCGATCTCGGCCGTATCGACGTCCGCATCAATGTCGACCGCAACGGCCAGGTCACCTCGCATCTCACCGTCGAGAAGCCGGAGACGCTGCAGATGCTGCGGCAGGACGCGCCGCAATTGCAGCGCGCGCTCGACGATGCCGGTCTCAAGACCGGCAGCAACGGCCTGTCCTTCAGCCTGCGCGACCAGAACTCATCGGGCCAGAACGCCGGTCAGAACAACGACAATGGCAGCAATTCGCGCCGCCTGATCATCAGCGAGGACGATCAGGCCGCAAGCCCGCCGGTCAGAAGCAGCTATGGCCGCATGCTCGGATCGAGCAGCGGCGTCGATATCAGAGTGTGA
- the mnmA gene encoding tRNA 2-thiouridine(34) synthase MnmA has protein sequence MLNSLDLEGRPEDTRVVVAMSGGVDSSTTAALLKAEGYDVVGITLQLYDHGAATHRKGACCAGQDIHDARDVAAKLGIPHYVLDYEDRFRESVIDNFADSYALGETPVPCIECNRSVKFRDLLKTARELGAQALATGHYVASRRRDDGSRALVCAADSDRDQSYFLFATTQEQLDFLRFPLGDMTKPETRELARRFGLSVADKHDSQDICFVPTGRYTDIITRLRPNAMDPGDIVDLDGRVLGQHNGIANFTIGQRRGLGIAAAAPLYVVRLDAAGRRVVVGPREALKMHRITLRDVNWIGGGDIDSAIGAGLELFVRVRSTRSPQPAWLRGANGHYEVELVAGEEGVSPGQACVFYDAAGGQARVLGGGFIQSAAAKVGAATSRPLAEAVRG, from the coding sequence ATGCTCAACAGTCTGGATCTCGAAGGCCGTCCTGAGGATACCAGGGTCGTCGTTGCCATGTCGGGCGGCGTCGACTCCTCGACGACGGCTGCGCTGCTCAAGGCCGAGGGCTACGACGTCGTCGGCATCACGCTGCAGCTCTACGACCATGGCGCGGCGACCCATCGCAAGGGCGCCTGCTGTGCCGGCCAGGACATCCACGACGCCCGCGACGTCGCGGCCAAGCTCGGCATTCCTCATTACGTGCTCGACTATGAGGACCGCTTTCGCGAGTCGGTCATCGACAACTTTGCCGATTCTTACGCGCTCGGCGAGACACCGGTGCCGTGCATCGAGTGCAACCGATCAGTCAAATTCCGCGACTTGCTGAAGACCGCGCGCGAGCTCGGCGCCCAGGCGCTCGCGACCGGCCATTATGTCGCCTCGCGCCGCCGCGACGACGGCTCGCGTGCGCTGGTCTGCGCGGCAGATAGCGATCGCGACCAGAGCTACTTCCTGTTCGCCACAACGCAGGAGCAGCTCGACTTCCTGCGCTTCCCGCTCGGCGACATGACCAAGCCCGAGACGCGCGAGCTCGCGCGCCGCTTCGGTCTGTCCGTCGCCGACAAGCACGACAGCCAGGACATCTGCTTCGTGCCCACGGGGCGCTACACCGACATCATCACGCGCCTGCGCCCGAACGCGATGGATCCCGGCGACATCGTCGATCTCGACGGCCGCGTGCTCGGCCAGCACAACGGCATCGCCAATTTCACCATCGGCCAGCGCCGCGGCCTCGGCATCGCGGCCGCCGCGCCGCTCTACGTGGTGCGGCTCGATGCCGCGGGTCGCCGCGTCGTCGTCGGCCCGCGCGAGGCGCTGAAGATGCACCGCATCACCTTGCGCGACGTCAATTGGATCGGCGGCGGCGATATCGACAGCGCCATCGGAGCCGGCCTTGAGCTTTTCGTCCGCGTGCGCTCGACCCGCAGCCCCCAGCCGGCGTGGCTGCGCGGTGCAAACGGCCATTACGAGGTCGAGCTCGTCGCCGGCGAAGAGGGCGTCTCGCCCGGCCAGGCCTGCGTGTTCTACGACGCAGCCGGCGGGCAGGCGCGCGTGCTCGGCGGCGGCTTCATTCAGAGCGCTGCCGCGAAAGTCGGCGCCGCCACATCGCGCCCGCTCGCGGAGGCCGTGCGCGGCTAA
- a CDS encoding class I SAM-dependent methyltransferase, with amino-acid sequence MAADISRAGVEKAYGRWAPVYDLVFGKVFDAGRQSTIAEADRIGGRILDVGVGTGLSLSDYSRTTKICGVDISEPMLRKAQQRVRSLRLSNVEVLSVMDAKNLAFPDASFDAVVAQYVITAVPDPEGTLDEFVRVLKPGGELILVNHIGAEKGLRKLSELAFAPLARRLGWRPEFPWQRLVNWAAKHGGVTLAERRPMPPMGHFSLIRYHKS; translated from the coding sequence ATGGCAGCAGACATCTCGCGGGCCGGGGTCGAAAAGGCCTATGGCCGTTGGGCGCCGGTCTATGATCTCGTCTTCGGCAAGGTGTTCGACGCCGGCCGGCAGTCGACCATCGCCGAGGCCGACCGCATCGGCGGCCGCATCCTCGATGTCGGCGTCGGCACCGGTCTCTCGCTCTCCGACTATTCGCGCACCACGAAGATCTGCGGCGTCGACATTTCCGAGCCGATGCTGCGCAAGGCGCAACAGCGCGTCCGGAGCCTGCGCCTCTCCAATGTCGAAGTGCTCTCGGTGATGGATGCGAAGAACCTCGCGTTTCCCGACGCCTCCTTCGACGCGGTGGTCGCGCAATATGTCATCACCGCCGTGCCCGATCCCGAAGGCACGCTCGACGAATTCGTGCGCGTGCTCAAGCCCGGTGGCGAGCTGATCCTGGTCAACCACATCGGCGCCGAAAAGGGCCTGCGCAAACTCTCCGAGCTCGCCTTTGCGCCCTTGGCGCGCCGCCTCGGCTGGCGTCCGGAATTCCCGTGGCAGCGCCTGGTGAATTGGGCCGCCAAACATGGCGGCGTCACGCTCGCCGAGCGCCGCCCCATGCCGCCGATGGGCCATTTCTCGCTGATCCGCTACCACAAATCGTAA
- a CDS encoding metallophosphoesterase, whose translation MPQLIFGLAYLLILIRFLWPLQLPLSIKIVAAALILVALQFHRWSKLSSGSVFSPEFPRPVVALFNWAFGAIVLLALLQLLLDAGLLVAMLIHGGIVSAPDGIRYGLAGLAAVAAAIGVHQAMRIPPLKDVEVGIRGLPRQFDGYTILQLTDLHISRLFPASWARAVVERSNKLGVDLIAITGDLIDGTLDARRADVEPLRDLKATDGVYVISGNHEYIFGYRTWIARFAELGLLSLENSSVVLDRDGGKLAVAGITDRASRHGGQHPVRDLAAVLEGLPNGAPVILLDHQPSDARHAARLGVALQLSGHTHGGLILGIDRLAARANAGFVSGRYDVDGMTLYVNNGTALWPGFALRLGRPSELTRITLRPAGAI comes from the coding sequence ATTCCCCAGCTCATATTCGGCCTGGCCTATCTGCTGATCCTGATCCGCTTTCTCTGGCCGCTGCAGTTGCCGCTCTCGATCAAGATCGTGGCGGCGGCGCTCATCCTGGTCGCATTGCAGTTTCACCGGTGGAGCAAGCTCTCGTCGGGCTCGGTGTTCTCTCCGGAGTTTCCACGTCCGGTGGTCGCTCTCTTCAACTGGGCGTTCGGCGCGATCGTCCTGCTGGCATTGCTGCAATTGCTGCTCGATGCCGGACTCCTGGTCGCAATGCTGATCCACGGCGGCATCGTGAGCGCGCCCGATGGCATCAGATACGGACTGGCGGGGCTGGCTGCCGTCGCAGCCGCAATCGGCGTGCATCAGGCGATGCGGATTCCGCCGCTGAAAGACGTGGAAGTCGGTATCCGCGGGCTTCCGCGGCAATTCGACGGATACACAATTCTGCAATTGACCGATCTCCACATCAGCCGGCTGTTTCCCGCGTCATGGGCGCGCGCCGTCGTCGAGCGATCGAACAAGCTCGGCGTCGATTTGATCGCGATCACGGGGGATCTGATTGACGGCACTCTCGATGCGCGGCGCGCCGACGTCGAGCCATTGCGAGACTTGAAGGCGACCGACGGCGTCTACGTGATCTCGGGCAATCATGAGTACATTTTTGGCTACAGAACCTGGATCGCGCGCTTCGCCGAATTGGGGCTGCTGTCGCTCGAAAACAGCAGCGTCGTTCTCGATCGCGACGGCGGCAAGCTGGCTGTCGCCGGCATCACCGACCGGGCGTCGCGCCACGGAGGGCAGCATCCTGTCCGAGATCTTGCTGCCGTCCTAGAAGGCCTCCCCAACGGCGCCCCCGTCATCCTGCTCGATCACCAGCCGAGCGACGCGCGACACGCAGCCAGGCTCGGCGTGGCTCTGCAATTGTCCGGACACACCCACGGCGGATTGATTCTCGGGATCGACCGCCTGGCCGCACGCGCCAACGCCGGCTTTGTATCGGGTCGTTACGACGTCGATGGGATGACGCTTTATGTGAACAACGGCACCGCGCTTTGGCCCGGCTTTGCGCTGCGGCTCGGTCGCCCCTCCGAGTTGACCCGGATCACGCTGCGCCCAGCGGGCGCGATCTGA
- a CDS encoding MbtH family protein, with amino-acid sequence MNRQENQDGHYQVVVNGEEQYSIWPLGREVPQGWQLAPKTGSKEECLAYVEQVWVDMRPASLRDQRAPDR; translated from the coding sequence GTGAACAGGCAAGAGAACCAGGACGGCCACTACCAGGTCGTCGTCAACGGCGAGGAACAGTATTCGATCTGGCCGCTCGGGCGCGAAGTGCCGCAAGGCTGGCAGCTCGCCCCGAAAACGGGCAGCAAGGAGGAATGTCTTGCTTACGTTGAGCAGGTCTGGGTCGATATGCGGCCGGCAAGTCTCCGCGACCAACGCGCGCCAGACCGGTAA